One genomic segment of Rivularia sp. PCC 7116 includes these proteins:
- the ilvN gene encoding acetolactate synthase small subunit, translated as MKHTLSVLVEDEAGVLSRISSLFARRGFNIESLAVGPAEQPGISRITMVVPGDDRIIEQLTKQLYKLINVLKVQDITEIPCVERELMLIKVNATSSNRSEIVELAQIFRARVVDVAEDSLTVEVVGDPGKIVAIVQVLQKFGLREIARTGRIALTRESGVNTEWLKSLQAKV; from the coding sequence ATGAAACATACCCTTTCAGTACTTGTAGAAGATGAAGCGGGAGTTCTCTCGCGAATTTCTAGTTTATTTGCACGTCGCGGTTTTAATATCGAAAGTCTGGCTGTAGGACCGGCAGAACAACCGGGAATCTCCCGAATTACTATGGTTGTACCCGGTGATGACCGCATTATAGAACAACTTACAAAACAATTGTATAAGTTAATCAATGTTCTTAAGGTTCAGGATATTACCGAAATTCCTTGTGTAGAACGAGAGTTAATGTTGATTAAGGTTAACGCTACTAGTAGCAATCGTTCGGAAATTGTGGAACTAGCCCAAATTTTCCGAGCCAGGGTAGTGGATGTCGCAGAAGATTCCTTAACTGTGGAAGTTGTGGGAGATCCAGGCAAAATAGTCGCAATCGTACAGGTACTGCAAAAATTTGGTTTGCGAGAAATTGCCCGTACCGGCAGAATTGCATTAACTCGTGAGTCTGGCGTGAATACTGAATGGCTCAAGTCTTTGCAAGCTAAAGTATAA
- a CDS encoding nucleoside-diphosphate sugar epimerase/dehydratase yields MNSLFMVSHWLLDRSTKVMFNNLLKLRNRHLLIFDVIVFAFTPLLALILRLDGDLALEPYVSDLITVTLIFLTVKIGVFYSFGFYRRYWRYAGVEELSYVAMLIVAAMVIQTLLFDVINFTIPWAVDTLPRSLPFLDGLLSCIFIGALRFSVRVVERTRHSRLAFTRRFHNQDERVLIVGAGSAGVSLVQEMQTSSDLGFRPVAFIDDDVTKFNARIRGIHVVGDRHSIPEVLEPLRVDKVIIAMPSVAGEVIREIVDICKSAGIQACTLPGINEILNGKVSLNSIRDVRIEDLLRREPVQTEIEKVAEFINGKRVLITGAGGSIGSELCRQICSCRPKEIMLVGHGENSVFTIQQELNQLVKLLQEDSKASGYAPRILGFIADIRFKDRLRNAFDKFQPDVVFHAAAHKHVPLMELNSPEAITNNVIGTKNLVEEALRCNVNHFVMISTDKAVNPTNIMGASKRVAEMVVLQAAKQSGKSYVAVRFGNVLGSRGSVVPTFKKQIAAGGPITVTHPDICRYFMTIPEAVQLVLQAAVLGRGGEVLMLNMGEPVKIVDLASELIRLSGYRVNKDIDIVFTGLRPGEKLFEELFIEGEEYDPTEHEKLFMVKNSSRIIPKSLNVSVDALCQAAGKNDTNSIKFLLEQLVPGYKPKYLDNLGHKESLRNSNSAEKEATEGNKIKIEPKNA; encoded by the coding sequence ATGAATAGTTTATTCATGGTTTCTCATTGGCTGCTTGATAGATCGACAAAAGTTATGTTTAACAATTTGTTGAAATTGAGAAACCGTCATTTACTGATTTTTGACGTTATTGTTTTTGCTTTTACGCCGCTCTTAGCTTTGATACTGCGTTTAGATGGCGATTTAGCTCTTGAGCCATATGTATCTGACTTAATTACAGTAACTTTAATTTTTTTGACAGTTAAAATCGGTGTTTTTTATAGTTTTGGTTTCTATCGGCGCTATTGGCGTTATGCAGGTGTAGAAGAATTGAGCTATGTAGCCATGTTGATAGTGGCTGCGATGGTAATTCAAACTTTACTATTCGATGTTATTAACTTTACCATACCTTGGGCTGTTGATACACTACCAAGGTCGCTACCGTTTCTCGATGGATTGCTTTCTTGTATTTTTATTGGAGCATTACGTTTTAGCGTTCGAGTTGTTGAGAGAACCAGACATTCGCGTCTAGCTTTTACTCGTAGATTCCACAATCAAGACGAACGAGTACTGATAGTTGGTGCTGGAAGTGCTGGAGTAAGTCTCGTACAGGAAATGCAAACCAGTAGTGACTTAGGTTTCCGTCCTGTAGCCTTCATTGACGACGATGTAACCAAATTCAACGCACGCATTCGGGGAATTCATGTAGTTGGCGATCGCCATTCAATTCCCGAAGTTCTAGAGCCTTTGAGGGTAGATAAAGTAATTATTGCCATGCCTTCAGTGGCGGGAGAAGTGATTCGAGAAATCGTTGATATTTGTAAGTCCGCCGGAATACAAGCCTGTACCTTACCGGGAATAAACGAAATACTCAACGGTAAAGTTAGCTTGAATAGCATTCGCGACGTGAGAATCGAGGACTTGCTCAGACGCGAACCCGTACAAACCGAAATTGAAAAAGTAGCTGAATTTATCAATGGAAAAAGAGTTTTAATTACTGGCGCGGGTGGCTCTATTGGTAGCGAACTTTGCCGTCAGATTTGCTCTTGTCGTCCCAAGGAAATAATGTTGGTGGGACATGGAGAAAATTCCGTTTTTACGATTCAGCAAGAATTGAATCAGCTTGTAAAACTTTTACAAGAAGATAGTAAAGCTTCGGGGTACGCACCAAGAATTTTAGGATTTATAGCCGATATTCGCTTCAAAGATAGACTTAGGAACGCCTTTGACAAATTCCAACCGGACGTTGTTTTCCATGCAGCAGCCCACAAACACGTGCCCTTGATGGAATTGAATTCACCAGAAGCCATCACTAACAATGTAATTGGGACTAAAAATTTAGTTGAGGAAGCATTACGATGCAACGTTAACCATTTCGTCATGATTTCCACCGATAAAGCGGTAAATCCCACCAATATTATGGGAGCCAGTAAGAGAGTTGCAGAAATGGTGGTTCTGCAAGCCGCGAAGCAAAGCGGTAAATCTTATGTAGCCGTGCGTTTTGGTAATGTTTTAGGTAGTCGCGGTAGCGTTGTTCCTACATTTAAAAAGCAAATTGCCGCAGGTGGTCCGATAACTGTAACTCATCCGGACATCTGTCGTTACTTCATGACGATTCCCGAAGCAGTACAGTTAGTGTTACAGGCAGCAGTTTTGGGTAGAGGTGGCGAAGTACTGATGCTGAACATGGGCGAGCCTGTAAAAATTGTCGATTTAGCATCAGAATTAATTAGACTTTCTGGTTATAGGGTGAATAAAGATATAGACATTGTTTTTACAGGCTTGCGACCGGGAGAGAAATTATTTGAAGAGCTGTTTATAGAAGGAGAAGAATACGACCCGACAGAACATGAAAAGCTGTTTATGGTGAAGAATTCAAGCCGAATTATACCAAAAAGTCTGAATGTTTCCGTAGATGCACTTTGTCAAGCTGCTGGTAAAAACGATACAAATTCTATTAAGTTTTTATTAGAGCAATTGGTGCCTGGGTACAAGCCTAAGTATTTGGATAATTTAGGGCACAAAGAGAGCTTGAGAAATAGTAATTCTGCTGAGAAAGAAGCGACAGAAGGGAATAAGATCAAAATTGAACCTAAAAACGCGTAA